In the Gemmatimonadota bacterium genome, one interval contains:
- a CDS encoding protein-glutamate O-methyltransferase CheR — protein sequence MIAVDDYKFLAELLKRGSGLALGEGKEYLLESRLPPVASRFNFPDLPALFQALRTRATAELTKAVCDAMTTGETLFFRDNAPFLALEKQLIPELLPRVRAQGRPIRIWCAACSTGQEPYSIAMIVDQMRASLGGTKVEIVASDYAAPTLARAKEGIYNQFEVQRGLPVQQLVKYFAQVPNGFQVVPALRDAIAFREQNLLQSFTALGNFDVVFIRNVLIYFDTPTKRDVLERIARQLHPGGTVLLGGTENTLGITDKLVRLPGATTSLYRRAGETGAVPQTTGGKAVA from the coding sequence ATGATTGCGGTCGACGACTACAAGTTCCTGGCGGAGCTGCTCAAGCGCGGCTCGGGGCTCGCCCTCGGGGAAGGGAAGGAGTACCTCCTCGAGAGCCGGCTTCCGCCGGTGGCGTCACGGTTCAACTTCCCCGACCTGCCGGCGCTGTTCCAAGCGCTGCGCACGCGAGCGACCGCCGAGCTGACCAAGGCGGTCTGCGACGCGATGACGACCGGGGAGACGCTCTTCTTCCGAGACAACGCCCCGTTCCTGGCGCTCGAGAAGCAGCTCATTCCCGAACTGCTCCCGCGCGTGCGGGCGCAGGGGCGACCGATCCGCATCTGGTGTGCGGCCTGTTCCACGGGACAGGAGCCCTACTCCATCGCCATGATCGTCGACCAGATGCGCGCCTCGCTGGGCGGGACGAAGGTGGAGATCGTGGCGTCCGACTACGCGGCGCCGACGCTGGCGCGCGCAAAGGAGGGGATCTACAACCAGTTCGAGGTCCAGCGCGGCCTCCCCGTGCAGCAGCTGGTGAAGTACTTCGCGCAGGTGCCGAACGGCTTTCAGGTCGTGCCGGCGCTGCGCGATGCCATCGCCTTCCGCGAGCAGAACCTGCTGCAGTCGTTCACGGCGCTGGGGAACTTCGACGTGGTCTTCATCCGCAACGTGCTGATCTACTTCGATACCCCGACCAAGCGTGACGTGCTGGAGCGAATTGCCCGTCAGCTGCATCCCGGGGGGACGGTACTCCTGGGGGGGACGGAGAACACGCTGGGGATCACCGACAAGCTGGTGCGCCTGCCGGGGGCGACGACCTCGCTGTACCGGCGCGCCGGTGAGACCGGCGCGGTGCCCCAGACGACCGGCGGGAAGGCGGTCGCGTAG
- a CDS encoding outer membrane beta-barrel protein, producing MSKRLVGVAVLAVALAAVPAHAQKPLAVEVGGFGQFNLFDKNLEIDNTVTLGGRAGVHLFKRLWAEGDIQFGKSDWALASGSSKSLTLRPWAARLVYAPKLAEKTNLLIGAGYQNNVYVGRTNNVSGQFESPNEYEDAFTGLLGLKQCLNEKWNLRGDLVGDYNPSPNQNSASGTLDGKATNFGLRVGLGYSVNGKCYEKPAPPPPPPAAAAAAPAAAAAAAGQ from the coding sequence ATGAGCAAACGACTCGTAGGGGTTGCGGTGCTGGCGGTGGCCTTGGCCGCCGTGCCAGCCCACGCCCAGAAACCGCTCGCCGTCGAGGTGGGAGGTTTCGGGCAGTTCAACCTGTTCGACAAGAACCTGGAAATCGACAACACCGTCACGCTCGGCGGACGAGCCGGGGTTCACCTTTTCAAGCGCCTGTGGGCTGAGGGCGACATCCAGTTCGGCAAGTCCGATTGGGCGCTCGCCAGCGGGAGCAGCAAGTCCCTCACCCTGCGTCCGTGGGCGGCACGTCTGGTCTACGCCCCGAAGCTGGCCGAGAAGACCAACCTGCTCATCGGCGCCGGCTACCAGAACAACGTCTACGTCGGCCGCACCAACAACGTCAGCGGCCAGTTCGAGTCGCCCAACGAGTACGAGGATGCCTTCACCGGCCTGCTCGGGCTCAAGCAGTGCCTGAACGAGAAGTGGAACCTCCGCGGTGACCTCGTCGGGGATTACAACCCGTCGCCCAATCAGAACAGCGCGAGCGGGACGCTGGACGGCAAGGCGACCAACTTCGGCCTGCGCGTCGGGCTTGGCTACTCCGTGAACGGGAAGTGCTACGAGAAGCCCGCTCCGCCGCCGCCGCCCCCCGCCGCCGCCGCCGCCGCCCCCGCCGCCGCCGCCGCCGCCGCCGGCCAATGA
- the thrA gene encoding bifunctional aspartate kinase/homoserine dehydrogenase I has protein sequence MPASRKTPVLGIHKFGGASLFDAAAVRHAATLIAAQKGGRLVVASAMAGVTDALLQGATRAALGDGDALCATATALRTRHLDAARVLVKDKVRRRALEAAIVELTDELELLARGLAVLRELTPRTSDYIVARGERLSARLLASTLAELGVKSEYVDATEVVRTDDTYGGAAPDFDGTEQAARDRLAARINRGIVPVVPGFIGRSASGHVATLGRGGSDLTATLLARALKATSITLWKDVAGFLTADPRIVSDAQVIPQLTPREAAELAYYGAKVLHPRALIPLGDRNIPIRIRPFADPDFPGTEISRRRTLREYPVKAISSVSGLALLTVTGNGMLGVPGIAARTFAALHRERVSVSLISQASSEHSICFSVPESSADAARRALLAAFAEEIAHRDIDGVEVHAGVSTLAVVGMGMSGTPGIAARVFDALATGGINVVAIAQGSSELNISVVVDSRDTTAAVRRIHGAFQLNRIGGGRLVRHDQVDVVLLGFGQIGRALARMLPRAKQDGVTLRIVGAIDRSGFVFDAAGFSTRRLTQLVNHKASGQGLATADGARSSSASEAVREIARHALSHPILVDVTADDTLPALKLALSSGMDLVMANKRPLGGPLADAKSLLDLAASQGRRMLHETTVGAGLPIIDTFHKLVESGDRVLKIEGCTSGTLGFLLDEVSKGKKFSEALKRAMQLGFTEPDARDDLSGMDVARKALILARLIGYQGELKDIAVESLVPDALRSVSRDDFVARIPEMDALWETRARQARDKGQVWRYVARISRQRVTVSLQAVPLSSPFAALKGTDNQVVFTTMRYRENPLVITGPGAGPQVTAAGVVNDVLKLATT, from the coding sequence GTGCCCGCATCCCGAAAGACCCCAGTCCTCGGCATCCACAAGTTCGGCGGGGCGTCGCTGTTCGACGCCGCCGCGGTGCGCCATGCCGCGACCCTGATCGCCGCCCAGAAGGGAGGGCGGCTCGTCGTCGCCAGCGCGATGGCCGGCGTCACGGACGCGCTCCTGCAGGGTGCCACCCGCGCCGCGCTCGGCGACGGCGATGCCCTCTGCGCCACGGCCACGGCGCTCCGCACGCGGCACCTCGACGCGGCGCGTGTCCTGGTCAAGGACAAGGTCCGTCGCCGCGCGCTCGAGGCGGCCATCGTCGAACTCACCGACGAGCTGGAGCTCCTGGCCCGCGGCCTCGCCGTGCTGCGCGAGCTCACCCCACGCACCTCGGACTACATCGTGGCGCGCGGCGAGCGGCTCAGCGCCCGACTCCTCGCCTCGACGCTCGCCGAGCTCGGCGTCAAGAGCGAGTACGTCGATGCGACCGAGGTCGTGCGCACCGACGACACGTATGGCGGCGCCGCCCCGGACTTTGACGGGACCGAACAGGCGGCGCGCGATCGACTCGCCGCACGCATCAACCGCGGCATCGTCCCCGTCGTCCCCGGCTTCATTGGGCGCTCGGCTTCCGGTCACGTCGCCACGCTCGGGCGTGGCGGCTCGGACCTCACGGCCACCCTGCTGGCGCGCGCCCTCAAGGCCACCAGCATCACCCTGTGGAAGGATGTGGCCGGCTTCCTGACCGCCGATCCGCGCATCGTCTCCGACGCGCAGGTCATCCCGCAACTCACCCCGCGGGAAGCGGCCGAGCTCGCGTACTACGGCGCCAAGGTGCTGCACCCCCGCGCGCTCATCCCGTTAGGCGACCGCAACATCCCCATTCGCATCCGCCCGTTCGCCGACCCCGACTTCCCGGGGACGGAAATCTCCCGGCGCCGTACGCTTCGGGAGTACCCGGTCAAGGCCATCTCCAGCGTGTCGGGGCTGGCCTTGCTCACGGTGACGGGGAACGGGATGCTGGGTGTGCCGGGGATCGCGGCGCGCACCTTCGCCGCGCTGCATCGTGAGCGGGTGTCGGTCTCCCTGATTTCGCAGGCGTCGTCGGAGCACTCGATCTGCTTCTCGGTCCCCGAGTCGAGCGCCGACGCGGCGCGTCGCGCCCTGCTCGCCGCCTTCGCCGAGGAGATCGCCCATCGGGACATCGACGGTGTGGAGGTGCATGCCGGGGTGTCGACGCTCGCCGTGGTCGGGATGGGGATGTCGGGGACGCCGGGGATTGCCGCGCGCGTCTTCGACGCCCTCGCGACGGGCGGCATCAACGTCGTGGCCATCGCGCAGGGGTCATCGGAGCTCAACATCTCGGTGGTGGTCGACTCGCGCGACACCACGGCCGCGGTGCGGCGCATTCACGGCGCCTTCCAGCTCAACCGCATTGGCGGCGGGCGACTCGTCAGGCACGACCAGGTCGACGTGGTCCTGCTCGGCTTCGGGCAAATCGGGCGCGCGCTCGCCCGCATGCTGCCGCGCGCCAAGCAGGACGGGGTCACGCTCCGCATCGTTGGGGCGATCGACCGCAGCGGGTTCGTCTTCGATGCCGCCGGCTTTTCCACGCGCCGACTCACCCAGCTGGTCAACCACAAGGCGTCGGGTCAGGGGCTGGCCACCGCCGACGGGGCCCGGAGTTCGTCGGCAAGCGAGGCGGTACGCGAGATCGCACGCCACGCCCTCTCGCACCCGATCCTCGTCGATGTCACGGCCGACGACACGCTCCCCGCGCTCAAGCTCGCTCTCTCGTCAGGCATGGACCTGGTGATGGCCAACAAGCGTCCGCTCGGTGGGCCGCTGGCCGACGCCAAGTCGCTGCTCGACCTCGCGGCCTCGCAGGGACGGCGCATGCTGCACGAGACGACGGTCGGCGCTGGGCTCCCCATCATCGACACCTTCCACAAGCTCGTCGAGTCCGGCGACCGCGTCCTCAAGATCGAAGGGTGCACCTCGGGAACGCTCGGCTTCCTGCTCGACGAAGTGTCGAAGGGGAAGAAGTTCTCCGAGGCGCTCAAGCGCGCCATGCAACTCGGCTTCACCGAACCCGACGCCCGCGATGATCTCTCCGGCATGGACGTGGCCCGGAAGGCGCTGATCCTCGCGCGCCTCATCGGCTACCAGGGTGAGTTGAAGGACATTGCCGTCGAGTCGTTGGTACCCGACGCCCTGCGAAGCGTCAGCAGGGACGACTTCGTCGCCCGCATCCCCGAGATGGACGCGCTGTGGGAGACGCGCGCCCGCCAGGCGCGCGACAAGGGGCAGGTGTGGCGGTACGTCGCGCGCATCTCGCGCCAGCGCGTCACCGTCTCGCTGCAGGCCGTCCCGTTGTCATCGCCGTTCGCGGCGCTCAAGGGGACGGACAACCAGGTCGTCTTCACCACGATGCGCTATCGCGAGAACCCGTTGGTCATCACCGGCCCTGGCGCCGGTCCGCAAGTCACGGCCGCCGGCGTGGTCAACGACGTTCTGAAGCTGGCGACGACATGA
- a CDS encoding homoserine kinase produces the protein MTFLARTTAYAPGSIGNVGPGLDVLGAAVTGAGDSVTAEWNDAPGVVIRDAGDPELPLEIARHASGLAAMAVIRAATALGTTTPAGGIALTVTKGLPLSAGQGGSAASAVAGAAAVNALLGSPLGIPALLSACLAAEETVAGRHLDNIAPSLLGGIVLVRSIDPIDVVALPVPPSLRVVLAHPNQRLRTADARAILPREIPRATAVHQIAQVAAMVAALYTGDLALLGRAIDDRIAEPARATLLPGFREAKDSALEAGALGASISGAGPTAFALCDGDLVAERVAAAMLAAYARAGVTATVRTALIDTTGTRIERVTSEPR, from the coding sequence ATGACCTTTCTCGCGCGGACCACCGCCTACGCCCCCGGCAGCATCGGCAACGTGGGGCCCGGGCTCGACGTGCTGGGAGCCGCCGTCACCGGTGCCGGCGACTCGGTGACCGCCGAATGGAACGACGCCCCTGGCGTCGTCATCCGGGACGCCGGTGACCCGGAACTGCCGCTCGAGATCGCGCGCCACGCCTCGGGGCTGGCCGCCATGGCGGTCATTCGCGCCGCCACGGCGTTAGGCACGACCACCCCGGCCGGCGGCATTGCCCTCACGGTGACGAAGGGGCTCCCCCTCTCCGCTGGACAGGGCGGAAGCGCCGCCTCCGCCGTGGCCGGCGCGGCCGCCGTCAACGCCCTGCTGGGCTCTCCGCTCGGCATCCCGGCCCTCCTCTCGGCGTGCCTCGCCGCCGAAGAAACCGTGGCCGGCCGTCACCTCGACAACATCGCGCCGTCGCTGCTGGGCGGGATCGTCCTCGTCCGCTCGATCGACCCCATCGATGTCGTCGCGCTCCCCGTGCCACCATCGCTGCGCGTCGTGCTCGCGCACCCCAACCAGCGACTGCGCACCGCCGACGCGCGCGCCATCCTTCCGCGCGAGATTCCCCGCGCCACCGCCGTGCACCAGATCGCCCAGGTCGCGGCGATGGTCGCGGCGCTGTACACCGGCGACCTCGCACTGCTCGGCCGCGCCATCGACGATCGCATCGCCGAGCCGGCGCGCGCCACCCTGCTCCCCGGCTTTCGCGAGGCGAAGGACAGTGCCCTCGAAGCAGGGGCGCTCGGCGCGTCCATCTCGGGGGCGGGTCCCACCGCCTTCGCACTCTGCGACGGCGATCTCGTCGCCGAACGCGTCGCCGCCGCCATGCTTGCCGCCTACGCCCGGGCTGGCGTGACCGCGACGGTCCGCACGGCCCTCATCGACACCACCGGCACGCGCATCGAGCGCGTCACTTCCGAGCCCCGTTGA
- a CDS encoding OmpA family protein, with the protein MTLTATCTDKEDGTISNKVTWRSNRDGDLGTGASITKTLSAGTHTITASCSDSNGNTVTSQITLTVNELLVRLNWVYFNFDKATLTKAGRDTLDRVIGTLKEKADWKVAVEGHTDPYGSDEYNQKLSDSRATTVVGYLTKAGIDGSRISQKGFAEACLVLDDDHAKPMKTKKAHGVNRRVEIWSVGNAGTSASCRQ; encoded by the coding sequence GTGACGCTCACGGCGACCTGCACGGACAAGGAAGACGGCACCATCTCGAACAAGGTGACGTGGCGCAGCAACCGTGACGGGGATCTCGGCACGGGCGCCAGCATCACCAAGACGCTGTCGGCGGGGACGCACACCATCACCGCCAGCTGCAGCGACTCGAACGGCAACACGGTGACCTCGCAGATCACGCTGACGGTCAACGAGCTCCTCGTTCGCCTCAACTGGGTCTACTTCAACTTCGACAAGGCGACGCTGACCAAGGCCGGGCGCGACACGCTCGACCGTGTGATCGGCACGCTGAAGGAGAAGGCGGACTGGAAGGTCGCCGTCGAGGGTCACACCGACCCGTACGGCAGCGACGAGTACAACCAGAAGCTCTCCGATTCGCGCGCCACGACCGTCGTCGGCTACCTGACGAAGGCCGGGATCGACGGCTCGCGTATCTCGCAGAAGGGCTTCGCCGAGGCCTGTCTGGTCCTCGACGACGATCATGCCAAGCCGATGAAGACCAAGAAGGCCCACGGCGTGAACCGCCGCGTGGAGATCTGGTCGGTCGGGAACGCCGGCACGTCGGCGAGCTGCCGCCAGTAG
- a CDS encoding peptidase, whose amino-acid sequence MFAKVSPRALRLRRSAAVVAFALSAGSALALPAHAQGRVTSPKDFFGFNIGDDYKLATYTQFIDYWKKIDGESDRMVVQEIGKSAEGRPQLMAIITSPENFKLLDRYKEISRKLAQAEGLTDAEARALAKEGKAVVWFDGGLHATEVLGAHQLIETTYQLVSRNDEETQRFLKDLIILAVHANPDGMELVSGWYMQEPDDKKKTFGTIPRLYQKYVGHDNNRDFFILNQNESINIARIQYHEWYPQIVYNHHQTGPAGTMMFAPPFRDPFNYAFDPLIPLGIDMVGASMHTRFAVEGKPGVTMRTGASYSTWWNGGLRTAVYFHNQIGLLTETIGSPTPMEVPLVVNNQLPRADLPYPIAPQQWHFRQSIDYSITANWGVFDIASKRKEDFLFNMYKMGKNSIERGSRDSWTTTPHKIAALQAEIAKDRSAAQATGNGRDRLSAALNPFGGAVPSKYFENLRRPADRDPRGYILPASQADFGTATKFVNALRKSNITVHRATAAFSVGGTQYPAGSYVVKTAQAFRPYVLDMFEPQDHPNDFAFPGGPPKPPYDNAGWTLAYQMGIKFDRVLDAFDCPCEKIDGMASAPALTVASAGGAKGYVIDPRVNDGFIVVNRALKSGAAVYRVNAPLTMGNVTHPAGAFYISASGATKAIVEKAAKEMGVPVHGTSAGPGNATRLSAKRIALWDTYGGSMPSGHTRWLLEQFEFPFDVVYAPTIDAGNLKAKYDVIVFVTGAIPAARREGGSELSAMMERFNRQPAPNEVPAQFRPWLGRMTADKSVPQVKQFLEAGGTVITVGTSTNLAFHLGLPVYDYLVEKTPAGEERELPREKFYVPGSILRASVDNSVPVAYGLDAETDVFFDDSPTFRLGPDAALKGVRPVAWYASDKPLRSGWAWGQGYLEGGVAAAEAKVGKGMLYLFGPEITFRATPHGTFKFLFNGIYASGQ is encoded by the coding sequence ATGTTCGCGAAGGTCTCCCCCCGAGCGCTCCGCCTGCGCCGATCGGCCGCCGTCGTCGCGTTTGCCCTCAGCGCGGGCTCCGCGCTGGCGCTCCCCGCGCACGCCCAGGGGCGCGTCACGTCGCCGAAGGACTTCTTCGGCTTCAACATCGGCGACGACTACAAGCTCGCCACGTACACGCAGTTCATCGATTACTGGAAGAAGATCGACGGCGAGTCCGACCGGATGGTCGTGCAGGAGATCGGCAAGTCGGCCGAAGGGCGCCCGCAGCTCATGGCGATCATCACCTCGCCCGAGAACTTCAAGCTCCTCGACCGTTACAAGGAGATCTCGCGCAAGCTGGCGCAGGCCGAAGGGCTCACGGACGCCGAGGCGCGCGCCCTGGCCAAGGAAGGCAAGGCGGTCGTCTGGTTCGACGGCGGGTTGCACGCGACGGAAGTGCTCGGCGCGCACCAGCTCATCGAGACCACGTACCAGCTCGTCAGCCGCAATGACGAGGAGACGCAGCGCTTCCTCAAGGACCTGATCATCCTCGCCGTGCACGCCAACCCGGACGGGATGGAGCTCGTGTCGGGGTGGTACATGCAGGAGCCGGATGACAAGAAGAAGACCTTCGGGACGATCCCGCGGCTGTACCAGAAGTACGTCGGCCACGACAACAACCGCGACTTCTTCATCCTGAACCAGAACGAGTCGATCAACATCGCGCGGATCCAGTACCACGAGTGGTATCCGCAGATCGTCTACAACCACCACCAGACCGGGCCGGCGGGGACGATGATGTTCGCGCCGCCGTTCCGCGACCCGTTCAACTATGCGTTCGACCCGCTCATCCCGTTAGGCATCGACATGGTGGGTGCGTCGATGCACACGCGCTTCGCCGTCGAGGGGAAGCCCGGCGTCACGATGCGCACCGGGGCCAGCTACTCCACCTGGTGGAACGGCGGCCTGCGCACGGCCGTGTACTTCCACAACCAGATCGGCCTCCTCACCGAGACCATCGGGAGCCCGACGCCGATGGAGGTCCCGCTGGTCGTGAACAACCAGCTGCCGCGCGCCGACCTCCCGTATCCCATCGCGCCGCAGCAGTGGCACTTCCGCCAGTCGATCGACTACTCGATCACCGCCAATTGGGGGGTCTTCGACATCGCGTCGAAGCGGAAGGAGGACTTCCTGTTCAACATGTACAAGATGGGGAAGAACTCCATCGAGCGCGGCAGCCGTGACTCGTGGACCACGACGCCGCACAAGATTGCCGCCCTGCAGGCGGAGATCGCCAAGGACCGCTCGGCAGCGCAGGCCACCGGCAATGGGCGCGACCGCCTCTCCGCGGCGCTCAACCCGTTTGGCGGCGCGGTGCCGTCCAAGTACTTCGAGAACCTGCGACGCCCGGCCGATCGTGATCCGCGCGGCTACATCCTCCCGGCCAGCCAGGCCGACTTCGGGACGGCGACCAAGTTTGTCAACGCGCTGCGCAAGTCGAACATCACCGTGCATCGCGCCACCGCGGCGTTTTCGGTAGGCGGGACGCAGTACCCCGCCGGTTCGTACGTCGTGAAGACGGCCCAGGCCTTCCGTCCCTACGTGCTCGACATGTTCGAGCCGCAGGATCACCCGAACGATTTTGCCTTCCCCGGCGGGCCGCCCAAGCCACCGTACGACAACGCGGGGTGGACGCTGGCGTACCAGATGGGGATCAAGTTCGATCGCGTCCTCGACGCCTTCGACTGCCCGTGCGAAAAGATCGACGGCATGGCGTCGGCCCCGGCGCTCACGGTGGCCAGCGCCGGCGGGGCCAAGGGATACGTCATCGACCCGCGCGTGAACGACGGCTTCATCGTGGTCAACCGCGCGCTCAAGAGCGGGGCGGCGGTGTATCGTGTCAACGCGCCGCTCACGATGGGGAACGTCACGCACCCGGCCGGCGCCTTCTACATCAGCGCCAGCGGGGCGACCAAGGCCATCGTCGAGAAGGCGGCGAAGGAGATGGGGGTTCCGGTGCACGGCACCAGCGCCGGCCCGGGCAACGCCACGCGCCTCTCGGCCAAGCGCATCGCGCTGTGGGACACCTACGGCGGCTCGATGCCGTCGGGGCACACGCGGTGGCTGCTCGAACAGTTCGAGTTCCCCTTCGACGTGGTGTACGCGCCGACCATCGACGCGGGCAATCTCAAGGCCAAGTACGACGTGATCGTCTTCGTGACCGGCGCCATCCCGGCGGCCCGTCGCGAGGGGGGGAGCGAGCTCTCGGCCATGATGGAGCGCTTCAACCGCCAGCCCGCGCCTAACGAAGTCCCGGCGCAGTTCCGGCCGTGGCTCGGCCGCATGACCGCCGACAAGAGCGTGCCGCAGGTCAAGCAGTTCCTCGAGGCGGGTGGGACGGTGATCACGGTCGGGACGTCGACCAACCTGGCCTTCCACCTCGGGCTTCCGGTCTACGACTACCTCGTGGAGAAGACGCCGGCCGGTGAGGAGCGCGAGCTGCCGCGCGAGAAGTTCTACGTCCCCGGCTCGATCCTGCGGGCGAGCGTGGACAACAGCGTCCCGGTGGCGTACGGCCTCGACGCCGAGACCGACGTCTTCTTCGACGACTCGCCGACGTTCCGCCTTGGTCCCGACGCGGCGCTCAAGGGCGTGCGTCCGGTGGCCTGGTACGCCAGCGACAAGCCGCTGCGCTCGGGGTGGGCGTGGGGGCAGGGCTACCTCGAAGGCGGCGTTGCGGCTGCCGAGGCCAAGGTGGGGAAGGGGATGCTGTACCTGTTTGGCCCCGAGATCACCTTCCGCGCCACGCCGCACGGGACGTTCAAGTTCCTGTTCAACGGCATCTACGCCAGTGGGCAGTAG
- the thrC gene encoding threonine synthase: MPDSPRVWQRCDACGHRLPDDDASPVCPLCQGLLAIEHPTPDQSEVSLRTRFDARCCMTSPGAMRSGVWRFADIVHPSADAPVSYPEGNTPLLEREAVRRFAGCEGLLLKHEGMNPTGSFKDRGMTVGVTQAKRLGATAVACASTGNTSASLASYAALAGIPALVFVPAGQIALGKLTQTLAYGARTLLVRGDFDACLSLVRDSSSRLGIYLLNSINPWRLEGQKTIVLELLQQLRWESPDWIALPAGNLGNISAFGKALREAKAWGLISRIPRLLAVQAEGASPFYRSFRDGFAVRHRMKADTVATAIKIGDPASYDRAVTTVREADGIVTQVTDAEILEAKAAIDAAGAGCEPASAASVAGVRQLVREGVIRPEERVVAILTGHVLKDPGILQWYHQEASPPGPGANRPIEIEADVAAVERVLRGT, from the coding sequence ATGCCCGACTCCCCTCGCGTCTGGCAGCGCTGCGATGCCTGCGGCCACCGACTCCCCGACGACGATGCGTCGCCGGTCTGTCCGCTCTGCCAGGGCCTCCTGGCCATCGAGCATCCGACCCCCGATCAATCGGAAGTGTCGCTGCGCACACGCTTCGACGCGCGCTGCTGCATGACGTCTCCCGGGGCCATGCGCTCCGGCGTGTGGCGCTTTGCCGACATCGTGCATCCCTCCGCCGATGCACCCGTCAGCTATCCCGAGGGGAACACGCCGCTGCTCGAGCGTGAGGCGGTACGACGCTTCGCGGGCTGCGAGGGGCTCCTGCTCAAACATGAGGGGATGAACCCAACCGGTTCGTTCAAGGATCGCGGCATGACGGTCGGCGTGACGCAGGCCAAGCGCCTCGGGGCCACCGCCGTGGCCTGCGCCTCCACCGGCAACACCTCGGCCTCGCTCGCCTCCTACGCCGCGCTCGCGGGCATCCCAGCGCTCGTCTTCGTCCCCGCCGGCCAAATCGCACTGGGCAAACTCACCCAGACACTCGCCTACGGCGCGCGCACACTGCTCGTGCGCGGCGACTTCGACGCCTGCCTCTCGCTCGTGCGCGATTCGAGTTCCAGACTCGGGATCTACCTGCTGAACTCGATCAATCCGTGGCGACTCGAGGGGCAGAAGACGATCGTGCTCGAACTGCTGCAGCAGCTGCGTTGGGAGTCGCCGGACTGGATCGCGCTTCCGGCGGGCAACCTGGGGAACATCTCGGCGTTCGGGAAGGCGCTGCGCGAGGCAAAGGCGTGGGGGTTGATCTCGCGCATCCCGCGCCTGCTGGCGGTGCAGGCCGAGGGGGCGTCGCCCTTCTACCGCAGCTTTCGTGACGGCTTCGCGGTTCGCCACCGGATGAAGGCCGACACGGTCGCGACGGCGATCAAGATCGGCGATCCCGCGTCGTACGACCGAGCGGTCACGACCGTACGGGAGGCCGACGGGATTGTGACGCAGGTCACGGATGCCGAGATCCTCGAGGCCAAGGCGGCGATCGATGCGGCTGGGGCCGGTTGCGAGCCGGCGAGTGCGGCGAGCGTCGCGGGAGTGCGGCAGCTCGTGCGCGAGGGGGTGATTCGCCCGGAGGAGCGCGTCGTGGCGATCCTCACGGGGCACGTCCTCAAGGATCCCGGGATCCTGCAGTGGTACCACCAGGAGGCGTCCCCGCCGGGGCCCGGCGCCAACCGGCCGATCGAGATCGAGGCCGACGTGGCGGCGGTGGAGCGAGTGTTGCGTGGTACGTGA